In the genome of Vicia villosa cultivar HV-30 ecotype Madison, WI linkage group LG7, Vvil1.0, whole genome shotgun sequence, one region contains:
- the LOC131616824 gene encoding histone H3.2 — translation MARTKQTARKSTGGKAPRKQLATKAARKSAPATGGVKKPHRFRPGTVALREIRKYQKSTELLIRKLPFQRLVREIAQDFKTDLRFQSSAVSALQEAAEAYLVGLFEDTNLCAIHAKRVTIMPKDIQLARRIRGERA, via the coding sequence ATGGCTCGTACCAAACAAACAGCTCGCAAATCCACCGGAGGCAAAGCTCCAAGGAAGCAACTCGCAACCAAAGCCGCTCGCAAATCTGCTCCGGCCACCGGAGGAGTTAAGAAGCCTCACAGATTCCGTCCAGGAACTGTTGCTTTAAGAGAGATCAGAAAGTATCAGAAGAGCACAGAGCTTCTCATCCGCAAGCTCCCATTCCAAAGACTGGTTAGAGAAATCGCTCAGGATTTCAAAACAGATCTCCGATTCCAAAGCAGTGCTGTTTCTGCTCTTCAAGAAGCCGCTGAAGCTTATCTTGTTGGTTTGTTCGAAGACACTAATCTTTGTGCGATTCACGCAAAGAGAGTTACTATTATGCCGAAAGATATTCAACTTGCTCGCAGAATCAGAGGCGAGAGGGCTTAG